A DNA window from Mucilaginibacter xinganensis contains the following coding sequences:
- a CDS encoding aspartyl protease family protein, with translation MRVFVMLMILCCCHLTANAQYFDLKGNSKRTTIPFRMIRDMIIIELKINNKGPFNFILDTGVGLMLITDPKLVDSINLVNKRTLKIAGIGEGDAFEAYVTSTLDVQIRGLVSYDVASAILKTDHFGLSNYAGIPIHGLLGYEFFNNLAVKINFSDSTLSVSKAKDMRVFSKGNRIPFTIEERKPYVEAKVTYADGVKATNKLVLDLGAGHALSLENAIEKHGLPEKFVAANLGVGLTGPVNGYLGRVKEIAIGRFKLKDVITSFPAGEQYKSLAVKRDGNLGIGILKRFNVIIDYPDSAVYLKQGVNFKAPFEHDMSGMEYYSAGADFDRIIISRVEPGSPADALGLEKDDEILAINFKPVKKMTLEQIDSLFKSQTDRSLLLEIYHDNRRDDVILTLKRRI, from the coding sequence ATGCGTGTTTTTGTAATGTTAATGATATTGTGTTGCTGTCATTTAACAGCAAATGCGCAATATTTTGATTTAAAAGGCAATAGCAAGCGTACAACCATCCCGTTTCGAATGATAAGGGATATGATAATTATTGAGCTGAAAATTAATAATAAAGGGCCATTTAATTTTATTTTAGATACCGGCGTTGGCCTTATGCTGATCACCGATCCCAAACTGGTCGACTCAATAAATCTTGTTAACAAGCGTACCTTAAAAATTGCCGGAATTGGGGAAGGTGATGCGTTTGAAGCGTATGTTACCTCGACTTTAGACGTCCAGATTCGGGGGCTGGTAAGTTATGACGTTGCATCGGCTATTTTAAAAACAGATCATTTTGGCCTCTCAAATTACGCAGGGATTCCAATTCACGGCCTTTTAGGGTATGAATTTTTTAACAACCTTGCGGTTAAAATTAATTTTTCAGACAGTACGCTATCTGTATCAAAGGCAAAGGATATGAGGGTGTTTTCAAAGGGAAATAGAATACCCTTCACTATTGAGGAAAGAAAACCTTACGTAGAGGCTAAGGTTACCTATGCCGACGGCGTTAAAGCAACTAATAAACTAGTGCTTGATCTTGGTGCCGGGCACGCTTTATCACTTGAAAATGCAATAGAAAAGCATGGACTCCCCGAAAAGTTTGTGGCCGCTAATCTGGGGGTTGGATTAACCGGGCCGGTAAATGGATATTTGGGGAGAGTAAAGGAAATCGCAATTGGAAGGTTTAAACTTAAAGATGTGATAACATCCTTCCCGGCTGGCGAGCAATATAAGTCGTTGGCAGTAAAGCGTGATGGTAACTTGGGTATTGGCATACTTAAGCGTTTTAATGTAATAATTGACTACCCCGACAGCGCGGTTTATTTAAAGCAGGGGGTGAACTTTAAAGCTCCCTTTGAGCATGATATGAGTGGCATGGAATACTATAGTGCAGGTGCGGATTTTGACCGGATAATTATTAGCAGGGTAGAGCCCGGATCGCCGGCAGATGCCCTTGGGCTGGAGAAAGATGATGAAATATTAGCCATAAACTTTAAGCCCGTAAAAAAAATGACCCTCGAACAGATTGATTCTTTATTTAAGTCTCAAACAGACAGAAGCCTTTTGCTGGAGATTTACCATGATAACCGTAGAGACGATGTAATATTAACCTTGAAAAGGAGAATTTGA
- a CDS encoding D-alanyl-D-alanine carboxypeptidase, which translates to MQRKICILLMFFGLLTMFHDASAGKIRKRKIKKLFRHSQVMNDHFTGFALYDLDNQKMIYGLNDDKYFNPASNTKLFTFYTCLKMLGDSLPALKYVIHNDSLIFWGTGDPSFLHSVLKGTNGLNFLKNSGKKLFFSDGNYTGEFYVPGWAWDDYNDYYQPELTGLPIEDNIAVLYADPNDSLQISPAYLKRYLKCDTLYLPGRFSVKRDFFSNTFVYPFMALPKNFRQEIPFKTSGELTRDLLQDTLKQRISLVNLPLATDAKTIYNCNADTAYKRMLQVSDNFIAGQLLLVCASTRFQTLNADSVINYSKAHFLNDLPDAPEWVDGSGLSRYNLITPRSIIALLCKILEIKNETLVHSLLPAGGATGSLKKSYKTDNGQPFVWAKTGSFSNNYNQSGYLVTKQGKRLAFSFMNNNFTRPVAEVRDEMVRIITFIHDTY; encoded by the coding sequence ATGCAACGAAAAATATGTATCCTGCTGATGTTTTTTGGTCTCCTTACAATGTTTCATGATGCCAGTGCAGGTAAAATAAGGAAGAGAAAAATTAAAAAACTGTTCAGGCATTCACAGGTAATGAATGACCATTTTACCGGGTTTGCGTTATATGATCTTGATAACCAAAAAATGATCTATGGGCTTAATGATGACAAATACTTTAACCCGGCATCTAATACAAAACTTTTCACCTTTTATACCTGCCTTAAAATGCTTGGCGATTCACTGCCGGCATTAAAATATGTGATACATAATGATTCACTGATATTTTGGGGCACCGGCGATCCTTCATTTTTACATTCCGTTTTAAAAGGCACTAATGGACTGAATTTTTTAAAGAACAGCGGTAAAAAGCTTTTCTTTTCGGACGGCAACTATACCGGCGAATTTTATGTCCCTGGCTGGGCCTGGGACGATTATAACGATTACTACCAACCCGAATTAACCGGGCTGCCCATAGAAGACAATATAGCTGTTTTATATGCGGACCCAAACGATTCGTTGCAAATAAGCCCGGCTTACCTTAAAAGATATTTAAAATGCGATACACTTTACCTCCCCGGCAGGTTTAGTGTTAAGCGCGATTTTTTTAGCAACACCTTTGTTTACCCGTTTATGGCGCTGCCAAAAAATTTCAGGCAGGAAATTCCATTTAAAACAAGCGGGGAATTAACAAGAGATTTACTGCAGGACACCTTAAAGCAACGCATAAGCTTGGTAAACCTGCCCCTTGCGACAGATGCGAAAACCATTTATAATTGCAATGCTGATACTGCTTACAAGCGGATGCTGCAGGTCAGTGATAACTTTATTGCCGGACAGCTTTTACTGGTTTGCGCATCAACAAGATTCCAAACGCTTAACGCAGATTCCGTAATTAATTATTCGAAGGCACATTTCCTGAATGACCTGCCTGATGCCCCGGAATGGGTTGATGGATCAGGGCTTTCACGCTACAATCTTATTACGCCACGCAGTATCATCGCGCTTCTGTGCAAGATCCTTGAAATAAAAAACGAAACGTTAGTGCACAGTTTACTTCCGGCAGGCGGGGCGACGGGTTCGCTTAAAAAAAGCTATAAAACCGATAATGGCCAGCCATTTGTCTGGGCCAAAACCGGATCGTTCTCCAACAACTATAACCAAAGCGGCTACCTTGTTACCAAGCAAGGAAAACGACTTGCCTTTTCATTTATGAACAATAATTTTACGCGCCCGGTTGCCGAGGTAAGGGACGAAATGGTGCGCATAATTACTTTTATCCATGACACATATTAG
- a CDS encoding YihY/virulence factor BrkB family protein: protein MAFKPGMKVLSKAYFKELWKILAATFMGFINDNGLKLSASLAYYTIFSIAPLLILMISIAGVVWGPEAASNKLYPQIAHYVGSQAAIQIQDVLKNLQLSGKSTTAVVIGVVTLLIGASSIFVEIQDSLNIIWRVKAKPKKGWVKLIQNRFISFSLIISLGFLLLASLVISVIMNALSQWITHFLPVVTTLLLNLINLGITLVIISVLFGIIFKFLPDVKIRWKDVRSGAFFTSVLFMVGQSLITLYIQYTAKNSAYGAAGSILVILVWIYYTAAILYIGAEFTQVYAEAIGSHIEPADYAVSVQQTEVLKEVAVLPAQNPELKGTLKPDTKGSS, encoded by the coding sequence ATGGCATTTAAACCCGGAATGAAAGTTTTAAGCAAAGCATATTTTAAAGAGTTGTGGAAGATATTGGCGGCAACCTTTATGGGTTTTATCAATGATAATGGCCTGAAACTTAGTGCATCTTTAGCCTATTACACCATTTTTTCCATAGCGCCGCTGCTTATTTTAATGATATCTATCGCCGGGGTGGTTTGGGGTCCCGAAGCAGCATCCAATAAGCTGTATCCTCAAATTGCGCATTATGTAGGTTCGCAGGCGGCTATTCAAATCCAGGATGTGTTAAAAAATCTCCAGCTTTCCGGCAAGTCAACCACCGCAGTTGTTATTGGAGTAGTTACCCTGTTAATTGGTGCAAGCAGTATTTTTGTGGAAATTCAGGATTCGTTAAATATTATCTGGCGGGTAAAGGCCAAACCTAAAAAGGGTTGGGTAAAGCTTATTCAAAATCGTTTTATCTCCTTCTCGCTAATCATCAGCCTCGGCTTTTTACTCCTTGCGTCCCTTGTAATCAGCGTAATTATGAACGCCCTTAGCCAGTGGATAACACATTTTTTACCTGTTGTTACTACGTTGTTGCTAAACCTTATCAATTTAGGCATCACGCTCGTCATCATTTCCGTACTGTTCGGTATAATATTTAAGTTTTTGCCCGATGTAAAGATCAGGTGGAAGGATGTAAGGTCAGGTGCTTTTTTCACGTCGGTTCTTTTTATGGTGGGCCAGTCGCTGATTACTCTTTATATTCAATACACCGCAAAAAACTCCGCCTATGGCGCAGCAGGTTCCATCCTGGTTATTTTAGTATGGATTTATTACACCGCAGCTATTTTATATATCGGAGCAGAGTTTACACAAGTGTATGCCGAAGCAATTGGCAGCCACATTGAACCTGCGGACTATGCCGTAAGTGTACAGCAAACCGAAGTGTTAAAGGAGGTAGCGGTATTGCCTGCCCAAAACCCCGAACTCAAAGGCACCTTAAAGCCGGATACTAAAGGAAGTTCATAA
- a CDS encoding M15 family metallopeptidase, translated as MKRGSLFIFFALVFNIAFAQHYEYIDSSKVMGPKSYAARVKQQPELRLVEIKKYIPAIVLDIRYATTNNFMHRKMYEQGRAFARLPVVLALKEMEEDLKNRGLGLKIYDAYRPYSVTVKFYKETPDTNFVADPRKGSKHNRGCAIDLSLIDLKTGKELEMPTGFDSFSRKAAANYPDLPAQQLANRELLKSIMQAHGFKVIATEWWHYDFNGWAKFPLLDIPFETI; from the coding sequence ATGAAGCGCGGTTCCCTGTTTATTTTTTTTGCACTCGTATTTAATATAGCTTTCGCACAGCATTATGAATATATTGACAGCTCAAAAGTGATGGGGCCTAAAAGCTACGCAGCCCGGGTAAAACAGCAGCCTGAGTTACGTCTTGTAGAAATTAAAAAATATATCCCCGCAATTGTGCTGGATATCAGGTATGCCACCACAAATAACTTTATGCACCGCAAAATGTATGAACAGGGCAGGGCATTTGCGCGCCTGCCGGTTGTGCTGGCTTTAAAAGAGATGGAGGAAGATTTAAAAAACCGCGGGCTTGGGCTAAAGATCTATGATGCTTACCGTCCTTATTCAGTAACCGTTAAATTTTATAAGGAAACACCGGATACCAATTTTGTTGCCGATCCGCGTAAGGGCTCAAAACATAACCGCGGCTGCGCTATTGATCTTAGTTTAATCGATTTAAAAACAGGTAAAGAGTTGGAGATGCCAACCGGATTTGACAGTTTTAGCCGTAAGGCTGCAGCAAATTATCCTGATTTGCCGGCACAGCAGTTAGCTAACAGGGAACTTTTGAAAAGCATTATGCAGGCACATGGGTTTAAAGTGATAGCTACCGAATGGTGGCATTATGATTTTAACGGGTGGGCAAAATTCCCCCTGCTCGATATTCCGTTCGAAACAATTTGA
- a CDS encoding alanine dehydrogenase, which translates to MSSGKYSGFSDIARQALMQPQESMLEVKNKKHKLYIGIPKEVSFQENRIPLTPLSVALLVNNGHEVMLESNAGQAANFSDKDYSEQGAHIVYDTKKVYEADIIIKIAPPTLAEIELMKPGQTLISALQLSSLKAESIQAMINKKITALCFEHLRDEGNSLSVVRAMSEIVGATSILIAAEYLSNIFDGKGLMLGGITGVPPTEIVILGAGTVGEYAARTAISLGAEVKVFDPSIYKLRRLQNNIGARVFTSVVQPIVLEKAITTCDVAIGAMRAQDGRSPCIVSEATVSRMKPNSVIIDVSIDQGGCFETSEITNHTHPVFRKYDVIHYCVPNIASRVARTATYALTNIFAPILLDIGEHGSLKDLIWAKSGMRESVYIYKGQLTNKYIGERFSIPCKDLDLLIVSHQ; encoded by the coding sequence ATGAGCTCAGGGAAATATAGTGGATTTTCGGATATAGCCAGGCAGGCGTTGATGCAACCCCAGGAATCAATGCTTGAGGTAAAAAATAAAAAACACAAACTTTATATAGGCATCCCGAAAGAGGTGTCTTTCCAGGAAAACAGGATCCCCTTAACGCCGCTATCGGTTGCTTTGCTGGTAAATAATGGTCACGAGGTAATGCTGGAGAGCAACGCCGGGCAGGCAGCCAACTTTTCGGATAAGGATTACAGCGAGCAAGGTGCCCATATTGTATATGACACCAAAAAGGTATATGAGGCTGATATCATTATAAAAATAGCCCCGCCAACCCTTGCAGAAATAGAGCTGATGAAGCCGGGGCAAACGCTTATTTCAGCATTGCAGCTATCTTCCCTCAAAGCCGAATCAATTCAAGCAATGATCAACAAAAAGATCACGGCGCTTTGTTTTGAACATTTACGCGACGAGGGTAACTCATTAAGCGTTGTAAGAGCAATGAGCGAGATCGTCGGCGCTACTTCTATACTTATAGCAGCCGAATACCTAAGTAATATTTTTGATGGTAAAGGCCTGATGCTTGGGGGGATAACCGGTGTGCCGCCTACCGAGATCGTGATTTTGGGCGCTGGTACCGTAGGCGAATACGCCGCCCGAACCGCTATATCGCTGGGGGCCGAAGTAAAAGTATTTGATCCGTCTATTTATAAACTACGCCGGCTGCAGAATAATATTGGCGCCCGGGTGTTTACTTCGGTAGTACAACCTATTGTGCTTGAAAAAGCCATCACCACATGCGATGTAGCCATTGGTGCCATGCGTGCCCAGGATGGCCGCAGCCCCTGCATTGTATCAGAAGCTACCGTGAGCCGGATGAAACCCAATTCGGTGATAATTGATGTGAGTATTGACCAGGGCGGATGCTTTGAAACCTCTGAAATTACTAACCATACGCATCCGGTTTTCCGTAAATACGACGTTATACATTATTGTGTGCCTAACATAGCGTCGCGCGTTGCACGTACGGCCACCTATGCCCTTACCAATATTTTTGCGCCTATTTTGCTGGATATTGGCGAACATGGTAGTTTAAAAGACCTGATATGGGCAAAATCAGGCATGCGTGAGTCTGTTTATATTTATAAAGGACAGCTCACCAATAAATACATTGGCGAGCGTTTCTCCATCCCTTGTAAAGACCTGGACCTTTTGATTGTTTCTCATCAATAA
- the tsaE gene encoding tRNA (adenosine(37)-N6)-threonylcarbamoyltransferase complex ATPase subunit type 1 TsaE: protein MLLTATSPTQLPAVAAEIISFAKDLRIFLFYGDMGAGKTTLIKSLCESLGTIEPVTSPTFSIVNEYIGAKNQIFHFDFYRLKNQSEALDMGYEEYFYSDAYCFIEWPEKIPELLPQHYMKISISVRSDNSRQIMIEQI from the coding sequence ATGCTTTTAACCGCCACATCACCCACTCAGCTTCCAGCCGTTGCCGCTGAAATAATTTCTTTTGCAAAAGATCTCCGTATTTTTCTTTTTTACGGCGATATGGGCGCTGGCAAAACTACGCTCATCAAATCCCTGTGTGAAAGCCTCGGAACTATTGAGCCCGTAACAAGCCCCACCTTCTCTATAGTAAACGAATATATCGGTGCTAAAAACCAGATTTTTCACTTTGATTTTTATCGCCTTAAAAACCAGTCTGAAGCATTGGATATGGGATACGAGGAATATTTTTATTCGGATGCGTACTGCTTTATTGAATGGCCCGAAAAGATTCCTGAGCTATTGCCTCAGCACTACATGAAAATCAGTATCTCTGTACGCAGTGATAATTCCCGGCAGATAATGATTGAGCAAATTTAA
- the porX gene encoding T9SS response regulator signal transducer PorX: MQDTTILWADDEIDLLKPHVLFLTEKGYKLTTVTNGNDAVEAFKNNHFDLVFLDENMPGLTGLETLSQIKNINNDVPIVLITKNEEEYLMEDAIGSKIDDYLIKPVNPKQIQLTIKKLTENKRLVTEKTTMAYQQDFRNLGMTLNENLSYQEWVDVYKKLIYWELELEQLEDAGMHEILTLQKAEANVQFCKFIERNYVRWLKEPENAPVNSSQLIKKKVLPLLDGKGPVFFILIDNLRYDQFKIINPILTEYFRLEEEDVYYSILPTATQYARNAIFSGLMPLDMEKRYPEMWQNDEDEGGKNLFEGQFLTDQLKRVLRKDIKHSYHKILNIDEGRALNESVSNLMQNELNVVVYNFVDMLSHARTDMQMIRELASDDAAYRSLTLSWFEHSPLFDLLKFLASKQVRVVITTDHGTIRVRNPSKIVGDRNTNTNLRYKQGKNLNFNPKEVFHIRNPHDAMLPKLHVSSSFVFAKEDSYFVYPNNYNHFVNFYNETFQHGGISLEEVLIPIAVYGPK; this comes from the coding sequence ATGCAGGATACCACTATATTATGGGCCGATGACGAAATTGACCTTTTAAAACCCCACGTACTTTTTTTGACTGAAAAAGGCTACAAGCTTACTACCGTAACTAACGGTAATGATGCTGTTGAAGCGTTCAAAAATAACCATTTCGATCTTGTTTTTTTAGATGAAAATATGCCGGGGCTAACGGGACTGGAAACACTCTCGCAAATAAAGAATATTAATAACGATGTACCTATTGTTTTGATCACCAAAAATGAGGAAGAATACCTTATGGAAGATGCGATAGGTTCAAAGATTGACGACTACCTGATAAAACCGGTAAACCCTAAACAGATTCAGCTTACCATAAAAAAGCTTACCGAAAATAAACGGCTGGTTACCGAAAAAACCACCATGGCTTACCAGCAGGATTTCAGGAACCTGGGTATGACATTGAATGAAAACCTTAGCTACCAGGAATGGGTTGATGTTTACAAAAAATTAATTTACTGGGAACTGGAACTGGAGCAACTGGAAGATGCCGGGATGCACGAGATATTGACACTTCAGAAGGCCGAAGCCAACGTTCAGTTCTGCAAGTTTATTGAACGTAATTATGTAAGGTGGCTTAAAGAGCCGGAGAACGCGCCAGTAAATTCATCGCAGTTAATAAAAAAGAAAGTTCTCCCGCTGCTTGACGGTAAAGGCCCGGTATTTTTTATACTGATTGATAATTTAAGGTATGATCAGTTTAAGATCATCAACCCCATATTGACTGAATATTTCAGGCTGGAAGAAGAAGATGTTTATTACAGCATACTTCCAACAGCTACGCAATACGCGCGTAATGCTATATTCTCAGGCCTGATGCCTTTGGATATGGAAAAGCGCTACCCTGAAATGTGGCAGAATGACGAAGATGAAGGCGGAAAGAATTTGTTTGAAGGTCAGTTTTTAACTGATCAGCTTAAACGTGTTTTGCGAAAGGACATCAAACACTCTTATCACAAAATTTTGAACATTGACGAAGGGCGAGCTTTAAATGAATCGGTAAGTAACCTGATGCAAAACGAGCTTAACGTGGTGGTTTATAACTTTGTGGATATGTTATCGCATGCCCGTACAGACATGCAGATGATCCGCGAACTGGCAAGTGACGATGCCGCTTATCGCTCATTAACCTTATCCTGGTTTGAACACTCGCCTTTGTTTGACCTGCTTAAGTTTTTGGCTTCGAAACAGGTTCGCGTTGTTATCACAACTGATCACGGCACCATAAGGGTACGTAACCCAAGTAAAATTGTGGGCGACAGGAACACAAATACCAATTTGCGGTACAAGCAAGGTAAAAATCTTAACTTTAATCCAAAGGAAGTGTTCCACATCCGCAACCCGCACGATGCCATGCTGCCAAAGCTGCATGTTAGCTCAAGCTTTGTATTTGCCAAGGAGGATAGTTATTTTGTTTATCCTAACAACTACAACCATTTTGTGAATTTCTATAATGAAACCTTTCAGCACGGCGGGATTTCGTTAGAGGAAGTTTTGATCCCGATTGCGGTTTACGGGCCCAAATAA
- a CDS encoding HD domain-containing protein — MNKKKIINDPVYGFISIPTELIFDLIEHPYFQRLRYIKQVGMTHLVYPGALHTRFHHALGAMHLMGLAIETLRNKGHEISNEEEEAVTIAILLHDIGHGPFSHALEESIVENISHEDISTMIMQRLNLQFNGRLSTAINIFEDNYPHRFLHQLVSSQLDMDRMDYLNRDSFFTGVSEGVISSDRIIKMLNVVNDQIVVEEKGIYSIEKFLIARRLMYWQVYLHKTVIAAEQTLVKILKRSRELALQGTEVFTTPALSKFLKKPISRDAFMNEDHYLETFASLDDTDIMAAVKVWETHPDFILSKLCTDLVQRNLYKVDITNEAPDDAFMIRLTQNAVKKYGITAHEASYFVFCDTIRNKAYKPGDGNIQILMKNGSIKDITAASDNSNLEALAKTVEKYILCYKKELID, encoded by the coding sequence TTGAATAAAAAGAAAATAATAAACGACCCGGTTTACGGATTCATCAGCATTCCAACGGAACTGATATTTGACCTTATTGAACACCCTTACTTTCAGCGGTTGCGCTATATTAAACAGGTTGGCATGACTCACCTGGTGTATCCGGGCGCGCTTCATACCCGCTTTCACCATGCACTTGGTGCCATGCATTTAATGGGACTGGCAATTGAAACGCTGCGGAACAAAGGACATGAAATAAGCAACGAAGAAGAAGAAGCAGTAACCATTGCCATATTGCTGCATGATATTGGCCACGGCCCGTTCTCGCATGCGCTGGAAGAAAGTATAGTTGAAAACATTTCGCACGAGGATATTTCAACCATGATAATGCAGCGGCTTAACCTGCAGTTTAATGGCAGGCTTAGCACGGCCATTAATATTTTTGAAGATAATTACCCCCACCGTTTCCTGCATCAACTGGTATCAAGCCAACTGGATATGGATCGAATGGATTATTTAAACCGCGACAGCTTTTTTACCGGCGTATCTGAAGGTGTGATCAGTTCTGACCGGATTATTAAAATGCTAAACGTTGTTAATGACCAGATAGTGGTTGAAGAGAAAGGTATTTACTCCATCGAAAAATTTTTAATAGCACGCAGGCTAATGTATTGGCAGGTTTACCTGCATAAAACGGTAATAGCCGCAGAACAAACGCTGGTGAAAATATTAAAACGCAGCAGGGAACTTGCCTTGCAGGGCACAGAAGTTTTTACCACCCCGGCACTGAGCAAATTTTTGAAAAAGCCTATCAGCCGTGACGCCTTTATGAACGAGGATCATTACCTGGAGACATTTGCCAGCCTGGATGATACAGATATTATGGCGGCGGTAAAGGTGTGGGAAACGCACCCTGATTTTATTTTATCAAAGTTATGTACCGATCTTGTTCAGCGTAACCTGTACAAGGTTGACATTACCAACGAAGCGCCTGACGACGCATTTATGATCCGTTTAACGCAAAATGCTGTTAAAAAATATGGCATTACAGCACACGAAGCCTCCTATTTTGTTTTTTGTGACACCATTAGAAACAAGGCTTATAAACCGGGCGATGGCAACATCCAGATTTTGATGAAAAACGGGTCAATAAAAGATATAACAGCAGCCAGCGATAACTCGAATTTAGAGGCATTGGCAAAAACCGTGGAAAAATACATACTTTGTTACAAGAAAGAATTAATTGACTGA
- the lpxD gene encoding UDP-3-O-(3-hydroxymyristoyl)glucosamine N-acyltransferase — protein MQFTAQQLALMLNGTVEGDPLVQVNQLGKIEEAQHGSLSFLANPKYEQYLYTTAASVVIVNNDQILALPVKATLIRVENAYSAITVLLEMYNTLKLNKKGIEQPSFIHPSATIGENVYIGAFAYIGPNVKIGDNCKIYPQTYIADDVELADNVTLYAGVKIYFDCKIGNNVIIHSGTIIGADGFGFAPVGDGTYSKISQIGNVVIEDDVEIGSNTTIDRATMGSTIIRKGVKLDNLIQVAHNVEIMANTVVAAQTGISGSTKIGENCIIGGQVGIVGHITVAKGTQVQAQSGISRSLTEEGKKWMGSPAQPYSNHMRSQIVINRLPELEKKINELEKIITELKKGH, from the coding sequence ATGCAATTTACCGCACAGCAATTAGCTTTGATGCTTAACGGAACAGTTGAAGGTGATCCTTTAGTGCAGGTAAATCAACTTGGCAAGATAGAGGAAGCCCAGCACGGTTCACTTTCATTTTTGGCTAACCCAAAATATGAGCAATACCTCTACACAACAGCTGCTTCTGTTGTAATTGTTAATAACGACCAAATATTGGCCTTGCCGGTTAAAGCAACGCTTATAAGGGTTGAAAACGCTTACAGTGCCATTACAGTTTTGCTGGAGATGTATAACACCCTTAAACTGAATAAAAAAGGCATTGAACAGCCCAGCTTTATCCATCCTTCGGCAACGATAGGCGAAAACGTTTATATAGGGGCATTTGCTTATATTGGGCCTAATGTTAAAATTGGCGACAACTGCAAAATTTACCCGCAGACGTATATTGCTGACGATGTTGAGCTTGCCGATAATGTTACTTTGTATGCAGGCGTGAAAATTTATTTCGACTGTAAAATAGGCAATAACGTGATTATCCATTCAGGAACAATAATTGGCGCCGACGGTTTTGGGTTTGCGCCTGTTGGCGATGGTACCTACAGCAAAATAAGCCAGATAGGCAATGTTGTTATTGAGGATGATGTAGAAATTGGCTCAAACACCACAATTGACAGGGCGACCATGGGCTCCACTATTATACGTAAAGGGGTAAAACTGGATAACCTGATACAGGTTGCGCATAATGTTGAAATAATGGCTAATACTGTGGTTGCCGCGCAAACCGGCATCTCAGGCAGCACCAAGATTGGCGAAAATTGCATTATTGGCGGCCAGGTTGGTATTGTGGGGCACATAACCGTTGCCAAAGGCACACAGGTACAGGCACAATCGGGCATAAGCCGGTCATTAACTGAGGAGGGTAAAAAATGGATGGGTTCGCCAGCGCAGCCTTATTCAAATCACATGCGGTCGCAAATTGTAATTAACCGTTTGCCCGAATTGGAAAAAAAGATTAACGAACTTGAAAAAATAATTACGGAATTGAAGAAAGGTCATTAA